One genomic segment of Helicobacter enhydrae includes these proteins:
- the murD gene encoding UDP-N-acetylmuramoyl-L-alanine--D-glutamate ligase encodes MIALLGFGKTNQALLELCNHQGTQCLIFDDSFAQIHTDTKQNHYIPSQLFDQYIHQIDFAIPSPGIPPHHPLIAQSPKLISEYDYILPNIRQPQIWISGTNGKTTTTEMLEHLLSDFGGVAGGNIGRPLAELLHLQPKIWILETSSFTLHYTHQSTPQIYLLLPLSQDHISWHKSFGNYTQAKLSPLANMRPDATAIIPQQYISHPIAQASQATIIGYTSEEDLKERFGIDSAIPFDPPFLLDALLAIIGAKLLTQCDLSAKLQDYRLGAHKMEKILDARGRLWINDSKGTNIDATIWALRTYKHQKVFLILGGDDKGADLAPLFAQIRLQEVEILAIGSNASRIQKYADRYAIQCTRSLTLDRAVRQIHAHLDHQSVAILSPAAASLDQFVSYRQRGERFVELVKDLS; translated from the coding sequence ATGATCGCATTACTTGGATTTGGCAAAACCAATCAAGCCCTTCTTGAGCTATGCAACCACCAAGGCACACAATGCCTAATCTTTGATGATTCGTTTGCTCAAATCCACACAGACACCAAACAAAACCACTACATCCCTAGCCAACTTTTCGATCAATACATCCATCAAATCGACTTTGCGATCCCTTCACCCGGTATCCCGCCACACCACCCACTCATCGCCCAAAGCCCAAAACTCATCAGCGAGTATGACTACATCCTCCCCAACATCCGACAACCTCAGATCTGGATCAGTGGCACCAATGGCAAAACCACCACGACAGAAATGCTAGAGCATTTGCTCTCTGATTTTGGAGGTGTCGCAGGTGGCAACATCGGGCGTCCATTGGCAGAATTGCTACACCTACAGCCAAAGATTTGGATTTTGGAGACAAGCTCATTCACCCTGCACTACACGCACCAAAGCACCCCACAGATCTACCTCCTCCTCCCGCTCAGCCAAGATCATATTTCTTGGCACAAAAGCTTTGGAAACTACACACAAGCCAAGCTAAGCCCGCTTGCAAACATGCGTCCTGACGCCACTGCCATCATCCCACAGCAATACATTTCCCACCCAATCGCTCAAGCTTCACAAGCCACAATCATCGGCTACACAAGCGAGGAGGATCTCAAGGAGCGATTTGGTATCGACTCTGCGATACCTTTTGATCCGCCCTTTCTCCTTGACGCACTTCTAGCAATCATAGGTGCCAAACTTCTGACACAATGCGATTTGAGTGCCAAACTGCAGGATTATCGACTGGGTGCCCACAAAATGGAAAAAATCCTTGACGCGAGAGGGCGTTTGTGGATCAACGACTCCAAAGGCACAAACATCGATGCCACCATTTGGGCATTACGCACTTACAAACATCAGAAAGTCTTTTTGATTTTGGGGGGCGATGACAAAGGTGCAGATCTCGCCCCACTTTTCGCACAAATCAGACTTCAAGAAGTCGAGATTTTGGCGATCGGCAGCAATGCCTCGCGTATCCAAAAGTATGCAGACCGATACGCCATCCAATGCACGCGATCCCTCACTCTAGATCGTGCCGTGCGACAAATCCACGCACATCTCGACCACCAAAGCGTCGCGATACTCTCTCCAGCTGCGGCAAGTCTTGATCAGTTCGTATCTTACAGACAGCGGGGAGAGCGTTTTGTCGAGCTTGTCAAAGATTTAAGCTGA
- the murA gene encoding UDP-N-acetylglucosamine 1-carboxyvinyltransferase, whose translation MDFLRISQTQRLKGSIPISGAKNSALPILTATLLSKTPMVIKNLPNVADVNTLLQLLAILGAEYSRNSTNQISIDTSKVNKTQANYDIVRKMRASILVLGPLLARFGHCEVSLPGGCAIGARPVDLHLKAIEKMGAEVEIQNGYIVARAPNGLHGSDIVFDKITVTGTENILMAASLAKGKTKIINAAKEPEVVQLCEILQEGGVTINGIGSSEIEIIGRERELLEIQTINVIPDRIEAGTYLCAGAITNSPITLTDVIPHHLQAILDKLKEIGFDFETTQDSLTLLPAKQLNAFEITTTEYPGFPTDMQAQFMALALACNGTSTIEERLFENRFMHVSELQRLGASITLKGHTATIIGNEKLKGADVMATDLRASSALVLAGLIAQGETNIHRIYHLDRGYENLEGKLHALGVQIQRLQES comes from the coding sequence ATGGATTTCCTTAGAATCTCTCAAACCCAAAGACTCAAAGGGAGCATTCCTATCTCAGGAGCCAAAAACTCTGCATTGCCCATTCTTACCGCCACACTTCTATCCAAAACCCCAATGGTGATCAAAAACCTCCCAAATGTCGCAGATGTCAATACTCTCTTGCAACTGCTTGCGATTTTGGGGGCGGAATATTCAAGAAACAGCACAAACCAAATCTCTATTGACACCTCCAAAGTCAATAAAACTCAAGCAAACTATGACATTGTGCGTAAAATGCGTGCTTCGATTCTTGTTTTGGGACCCTTGCTTGCAAGATTTGGGCATTGTGAGGTGAGTTTGCCCGGGGGTTGTGCGATTGGGGCTAGACCTGTGGATCTACATCTCAAAGCGATTGAGAAAATGGGAGCAGAGGTTGAGATTCAAAATGGCTATATCGTCGCTAGGGCACCAAATGGACTGCATGGGAGCGATATTGTCTTTGACAAAATCACCGTGACAGGGACTGAAAACATCCTGATGGCTGCCTCTCTTGCCAAAGGCAAAACCAAAATCATCAATGCCGCCAAAGAGCCAGAAGTCGTGCAATTATGCGAGATTTTGCAAGAAGGGGGAGTCACAATCAATGGAATCGGTAGTAGCGAAATAGAAATCATCGGTAGAGAAAGGGAGCTTTTGGAGATACAGACAATCAATGTCATCCCAGATAGAATCGAAGCAGGAACTTATCTCTGTGCAGGAGCAATCACCAATTCCCCTATCACCCTTACAGATGTGATCCCTCATCATCTCCAAGCCATATTAGACAAACTCAAAGAAATTGGTTTTGACTTTGAAACCACTCAAGATTCTCTTACCTTGCTTCCAGCCAAACAACTCAACGCTTTTGAAATCACCACCACAGAATATCCGGGCTTTCCGACAGATATGCAGGCTCAATTTATGGCTTTAGCCCTTGCGTGCAATGGAACTAGCACGATCGAAGAGAGATTGTTTGAAAATCGCTTTATGCATGTTAGTGAGCTTCAAAGACTTGGAGCAAGTATCACTCTCAAGGGACACACAGCTACAATTATTGGCAACGAAAAGCTCAAAGGTGCGGATGTGATGGCTACAGATTTGCGTGCGTCATCTGCACTAGTGTTGGCAGGACTCATCGCTCAAGGAGAAACCAATATCCATAGAATCTATCATCTTGATAGGGGCTATGAAAACCTAGAGGGCAAACTCCACGCCCTTGGTGTGCAAATCCAACGACTACAAGAGTCATAA
- a CDS encoding molybdopterin molybdotransferase MoeA yields the protein MITLQEAYEVLFSLTLDLKTQSQNIFQAQGSILAQDIFAKRDFPVFSNSAMDGYAVSEIADSYTITHTIYAGEAHQHILKQGECCKIMTGAMIPSNTLAIIPFENAHLQDNTITPTHPITPKQHIKFQGQEYRQNDPILARGTRLAYPELSLLASEGLHTINTYQKPKIAIYASGNELKEPWEEAQDHQIYNINATAYHSILSSFDFHSSYQGILPDCKTSLLQAIDDFRAFDIVLTSGGASVGEADYFEEALKLSGAEILFHGIRLKPGRPMLLARLHSTLIFSLPGNPLSGICNLLTLGIPALQKLSNAKHYVPQTIQAEITQDLTLKSKRSNMVFGMFDGRYFEVYQNGRYGSGDILPLLKCNAIAIFDESVSFVPKGTNLQILPTRYQFGTQESMQTNQV from the coding sequence ATGATAACGCTACAAGAAGCTTATGAAGTCCTATTTTCACTCACGCTAGATCTCAAGACCCAAAGCCAAAACATTTTCCAAGCTCAAGGCTCAATCCTAGCACAAGATATTTTTGCCAAACGCGATTTCCCTGTTTTTAGCAATTCTGCAATGGATGGCTATGCTGTGAGTGAAATCGCTGATTCTTATACAATCACACACACTATCTATGCTGGAGAGGCACATCAGCACATCTTGAAACAAGGAGAATGTTGCAAAATTATGACAGGAGCGATGATCCCTAGCAATACACTTGCCATCATTCCATTTGAAAACGCTCATTTGCAAGACAACACCATCACCCCCACACACCCCATCACCCCAAAGCAACACATCAAATTTCAAGGACAGGAATACCGCCAAAACGACCCAATCCTTGCACGCGGGACTAGACTTGCCTACCCCGAACTAAGCCTACTTGCCTCTGAGGGACTGCACACAATCAACACATACCAAAAGCCAAAAATCGCAATCTATGCAAGTGGCAATGAACTCAAAGAGCCTTGGGAGGAAGCCCAAGATCATCAAATCTACAACATCAATGCGACAGCCTACCACTCTATCCTCTCCTCATTTGATTTTCATTCTAGCTATCAAGGCATTTTGCCTGATTGCAAAACCTCTCTACTTCAAGCTATCGATGACTTTAGGGCATTTGATATTGTTTTGACAAGCGGAGGGGCGAGTGTGGGCGAAGCTGATTATTTTGAAGAAGCACTCAAACTCTCTGGTGCTGAAATCTTGTTTCACGGCATACGACTAAAGCCCGGGCGTCCAATGCTTCTTGCTAGACTTCACTCTACTTTGATTTTTTCACTTCCCGGCAATCCTTTGAGTGGAATCTGCAATCTACTCACATTGGGGATTCCTGCATTGCAAAAACTTAGCAACGCCAAACACTATGTGCCACAAACCATTCAAGCAGAAATCACACAAGATCTCACGCTCAAATCCAAACGCAGTAATATGGTATTTGGAATGTTTGATGGTCGATATTTTGAAGTGTATCAAAACGGACGCTATGGCTCTGGTGACATTTTGCCACTGCTCAAATGCAATGCTATAGCGATATTTGACGAATCTGTTTCCTTTGTTCCAAAAGGCACAAACCTGCAGATTCTGCCCACGAGATACCAATTTGGCACACAAGAATCAATGCAAACCAATCAAGTCTAA
- the traF gene encoding conjugal transfer protein TraF, whose protein sequence is MKKVSLVLASLLGFSSLHALEFGTMGSQAFGMAGTGVAVSKSPWGLYYNPALMSVDSGLKFGAFVGVQTKNHNVRQILTDPLLKMSQQDLTQLNGKNPALVENLKAKLTDNSLKINNQNGLVLQLPDLFGSLSVGAFTNFEGYSKVDLKTDDLHSQGLTQGSINVSSYALLEVPLGYSYQFDTAIGDISLGVAGKYLNLTAIDIKTALNPNASAQDSLNVLFKNANTQHSSSNFGVDAGLVYTPVDLLSIGVVGKYLNAPEFAILGKTYKIDPQVRAGLALNFPIVTLALDADITANKNFNQTFETQMVSFGTSVDLAFVALRAGLATDLKHTDDIIISAGLGLAFLDFGVQFGTKTNPYNGIQLPDYLALQLGLGFSF, encoded by the coding sequence ATGAAAAAAGTTAGTTTAGTATTAGCGTCCCTTTTGGGTTTCTCCTCACTCCACGCCCTTGAGTTTGGAACAATGGGGAGCCAAGCTTTTGGTATGGCAGGCACAGGTGTTGCAGTCAGCAAATCACCTTGGGGCTTGTATTACAATCCTGCTCTAATGAGCGTTGATAGCGGATTAAAATTTGGAGCATTTGTCGGTGTGCAAACCAAAAACCACAATGTCCGCCAGATCTTGACAGATCCTTTGTTAAAGATGAGCCAACAAGATCTTACTCAACTCAACGGAAAAAATCCAGCGTTGGTTGAAAATTTAAAAGCCAAACTAACAGACAATTCTCTCAAGATCAACAATCAAAATGGCTTGGTCTTGCAACTCCCTGATTTGTTTGGCTCCCTCTCTGTTGGTGCCTTCACCAATTTTGAAGGGTATTCCAAAGTTGATTTAAAAACAGACGATCTGCATAGTCAAGGTCTAACGCAGGGCAGTATCAATGTATCCTCTTATGCACTTTTGGAAGTGCCATTGGGTTATTCCTATCAATTTGATACAGCCATTGGTGATATTAGTCTAGGTGTGGCAGGCAAATACCTCAACCTCACCGCCATTGACATAAAAACAGCACTCAATCCCAACGCAAGTGCTCAAGATAGTTTAAATGTATTGTTCAAAAACGCCAATACACAACATTCAAGTAGCAATTTTGGTGTCGATGCAGGTTTGGTTTATACTCCTGTTGATTTATTGTCAATCGGCGTTGTAGGCAAATATCTCAATGCTCCAGAATTTGCGATTTTGGGCAAAACTTACAAGATTGATCCACAAGTGCGTGCAGGTTTGGCACTCAACTTCCCTATTGTCACATTGGCACTTGATGCTGACATCACTGCCAACAAAAACTTCAATCAAACCTTTGAAACTCAAATGGTTTCTTTTGGAACTAGTGTTGATTTGGCTTTTGTTGCATTGCGTGCAGGTTTGGCGACAGACCTGAAGCACACAGATGACATCATCATCAGTGCAGGTCTTGGCTTGGCATTCTTGGATTTTGGTGTGCAGTTTGGAACCAAAACAAACCCTTACAATGGTATCCAGCTTCCTGACTATCTTGCATTGCAGTTAGGACTTGGATTTTCATTTTGA
- a CDS encoding pseudouridine synthase: MRINKYISHNTKHSRKEADGLVLAGRVNIDKQKAMPTSIVQEGQRVFIDGKPIKPKEQFTAIIYHKPKGELVSKKDDRGRKTIYQSLSSQFGHFLPVGRLDFASEGLLILCDQPKVVDALMRCNLTRTYLLKLNGSITQAMQESMQNGLKLENATLGGHTKSTITSMEFAPFEHFSIIKNARNYSKIKVSITEGKNRELRRFFAHFGREVLDLKRVSYGFVNLNALPSGKTRFFNKEEYKALHQFLKTSQKEL, from the coding sequence ATGAGAATCAACAAATACATCTCCCACAACACAAAACACTCACGCAAAGAAGCTGATGGGCTTGTTTTGGCAGGACGCGTCAATATCGACAAACAAAAAGCAATGCCCACAAGTATCGTCCAAGAGGGGCAAAGGGTGTTTATCGATGGCAAACCCATCAAGCCCAAAGAACAATTCACAGCCATCATCTACCACAAACCAAAGGGCGAACTTGTTAGCAAAAAAGACGATCGCGGGAGGAAGACTATTTATCAATCCCTCAGCTCTCAATTTGGGCATTTCTTGCCCGTTGGGAGATTGGACTTCGCTTCAGAGGGGCTACTCATCTTGTGCGATCAGCCCAAAGTCGTCGATGCACTTATGCGATGCAATCTCACACGCACCTATCTCCTCAAGCTCAACGGAAGTATCACACAGGCAATGCAAGAGAGTATGCAAAATGGACTGAAGCTAGAAAATGCGACACTTGGAGGACATACCAAAAGCACGATCACCTCTATGGAGTTTGCTCCATTTGAACACTTCAGCATTATCAAAAATGCACGCAATTACTCCAAAATCAAAGTGAGTATCACAGAGGGCAAAAATCGTGAGCTAAGGCGTTTTTTTGCACATTTTGGGCGTGAGGTTTTGGATCTCAAACGCGTAAGCTATGGTTTTGTCAATCTCAACGCACTCCCAAGTGGCAAAACGCGATTTTTCAACAAAGAAGAATACAAAGCCTTGCACCAATTTCTCAAAACTTCACAAAAGGAGCTTTAA
- the mraY gene encoding phospho-N-acetylmuramoyl-pentapeptide-transferase: MFYYLYSLFGINIFQYITFRAGLSFFIAFAFSVFCMPWFIKWAKAQKANQPISSFVPTHQNKKDTPTMGGLVFVSSTLIASLLCINIQNSYALLGLLTLALFCIVGAKDDYMKISARSNAGISARLKFTLLLLFALLISYALISLGHQGKFYIPFVKEPLFDLGVGLSILFWSLVFLATSNAVNLTDGLDGLATVPSICALISLSVFVYIGGHSNLSQYLLWPQVIQSGELVIVSVALIGALFGFLWYNCHPAQVFMGDSGSLALGAFIAYMAIVSNNEILLFLIGLVFVIETLSVILQIGSYKMRKKRVFLMAPIHHHFEVKGWAENKIIIRFWIIAILSNLVALLSLKIR, translated from the coding sequence ATGTTTTACTATCTCTACTCTCTTTTTGGAATCAATATTTTTCAATACATCACCTTTCGTGCAGGATTGAGTTTTTTTATCGCGTTTGCTTTTAGCGTCTTTTGTATGCCTTGGTTTATCAAATGGGCAAAAGCCCAAAAAGCCAACCAACCCATTTCCTCATTTGTCCCCACACATCAAAACAAAAAAGACACTCCGACAATGGGAGGGCTTGTGTTTGTGAGTAGCACTCTGATCGCAAGTCTATTGTGTATCAATATCCAAAACTCCTATGCACTTTTGGGGCTTCTCACTTTGGCATTATTTTGTATCGTGGGTGCAAAAGATGACTATATGAAAATCTCAGCAAGAAGCAATGCAGGAATCAGTGCTAGACTCAAATTCACTTTGCTTTTGTTGTTTGCACTTTTGATCTCTTATGCCCTCATCTCCCTTGGACATCAAGGCAAATTCTACATTCCTTTTGTCAAAGAACCTCTCTTTGATTTGGGCGTCGGATTGTCTATTTTGTTTTGGTCTCTTGTGTTTTTGGCGACATCCAATGCGGTGAATCTCACAGATGGTTTGGATGGCTTAGCCACAGTGCCAAGCATTTGTGCTCTTATCTCCCTCTCTGTCTTTGTCTATATCGGTGGGCATTCTAATTTGTCGCAATATCTTCTTTGGCCCCAAGTGATTCAGAGTGGGGAGCTAGTCATCGTGTCTGTCGCCCTTATCGGTGCACTCTTTGGCTTTTTGTGGTATAACTGCCACCCTGCTCAAGTGTTTATGGGAGATAGCGGGAGCCTTGCACTTGGGGCTTTTATCGCATATATGGCGATTGTTTCCAACAATGAAATCTTGTTGTTTTTGATTGGTTTGGTCTTTGTGATCGAGACACTCTCTGTGATTTTACAAATCGGTAGCTACAAAATGCGTAAAAAAAGAGTGTTTTTGATGGCACCCATTCACCACCATTTTGAAGTCAAAGGTTGGGCAGAAAACAAAATCATCATTCGCTTTTGGATCATTGCGATTTTGAGCAATCTTGTCGCATTGCTTAGCCTCAAAATCCGATGA
- the dnaE gene encoding DNA polymerase III subunit alpha, whose translation MQFTHLHLHTEFSLLDGLNKIKVLAKRIRELGMTSVAITDHGNMFGAIEFYQAMLEEGVKPIIGMEAYIHNQDALGDKSSKQRFHLCLYAKDYEGYQNLLYLSSQAFIHGFYYYPRINKKLLRERSKGLVCSSACLAGEVNRHLNSTNPNHLNNPKRAGFYNQNGYEIAKEVALEYQDIFGEDFYLEIMRHGIKDQYHIDSQIIQIASETGIKIVATNDSHYLLRQDSQTQNIAMKIAMGDNGITHSVKEMYIKSPQEMLEIFADIPEAVQNTQEIADKCNLVLPLKNIDITNKHTGEKILKSTPATPPTFRFTQEYAKEEGLANITNDAEYFAYKCREGLQERLKIIPQEQHQIYQDRLEQEIEIITKMQFPGYMLIVWDFVNFAKRNGIPVGPGRGSAAGSLVAFSLKITNIDPLKYDLLFERFLNPERVSMPDIDMDFCQRRRGEIIDYVAERYGKYNVAQVITFGELKARGVLRDAGRVFGMSVKDADTMAKLIPSDLGITLQAAYEKEPKIKEMIEQNPLAQTVWDFSLKLENLKRNAGTHAAAIVIDSEQELWNKVPLYTSERLEGAIVTQYSMKWLEPVDLIKFDFLGLKTLTVIDDALKLIKKRYNQEIDFLQIDTEDPKVYETMQSGDTLGLFQIESGGMQDLNKRLKPTTFEDIIAVLALYRPGPMESGMLDDFIDRKHGRKPITYMFPELEPILKPTYGVIVYQEQVMQIVQTIGGFTLGGADLVRRAMGKKIKEEMDRLKDSFASGAEQKGFNRAKAEELWELIVKFAGYGFNKSHSAAYAMITFQTAYLKTYYQHEFMAAMLTSETNKVESVAHYLDEVKAMNIEVIPPHINVSDRDFGVTDFKETKKIVFGLSAIKGVGDAPIENIVNERTKNGEYQSLEDFVARIDWSKTSKRILEPLIKSGSLDNLGYSRKCMLTHIDTICEVGRAKDKASAMMAESLFSGMEADNTHVTFDFKDMPEDEELVLLENEYECMGIYLSGHPLDSFKEAIGQIKKLTKSSDLHKLEDKSQALMVGKIIALDRKIGKKSGKPYYIASLLDFGGKYELTIWEKNTAQFEALDLAQPIALKVAIEYPVKSDGSPSQPNLRFIQLLTLQEAQEAKTYIKKKKEETPTPTIHPKESNQPLAIILQSEASEEFFISLAQEAKSHSGTRILKILVKDAQQTFVFSSNLKVNDSIKAKFPSLQWVDL comes from the coding sequence ATGCAATTCACTCATTTACACCTTCATACAGAATTTTCCCTTCTTGATGGGCTAAACAAAATCAAAGTTCTTGCCAAACGCATTAGAGAGCTAGGGATGACAAGTGTCGCCATCACAGATCACGGCAATATGTTTGGTGCGATTGAGTTTTATCAGGCAATGCTTGAAGAGGGGGTGAAACCAATCATCGGTATGGAAGCCTATATCCACAATCAAGACGCACTAGGGGACAAAAGCAGCAAACAACGATTCCACCTCTGCCTCTATGCCAAAGATTATGAGGGTTATCAAAATCTCCTCTATCTTAGCTCCCAAGCCTTTATCCACGGATTCTATTATTATCCTAGAATCAACAAAAAGCTTCTAAGAGAACGCAGCAAAGGATTAGTTTGTTCATCTGCCTGTCTTGCAGGAGAAGTCAATCGCCACCTCAACTCCACCAACCCCAACCACCTCAACAATCCCAAACGAGCGGGGTTTTATAATCAAAACGGATATGAGATCGCAAAAGAAGTCGCATTGGAATATCAAGATATTTTTGGTGAGGATTTCTATCTTGAGATTATGCGACACGGCATCAAAGATCAATACCACATCGACTCACAAATCATTCAGATTGCTTCAGAAACAGGGATCAAAATCGTTGCGACCAACGATTCGCATTATTTGCTACGCCAAGATTCACAAACGCAAAATATCGCAATGAAAATCGCGATGGGGGACAATGGGATCACACATAGTGTCAAAGAAATGTATATCAAATCCCCTCAAGAAATGCTAGAGATTTTTGCAGATATTCCTGAAGCAGTGCAAAACACCCAAGAAATAGCCGACAAATGCAACCTTGTTTTGCCTCTCAAAAACATTGACATCACCAACAAACACACAGGAGAAAAAATCCTCAAATCCACTCCAGCCACCCCTCCGACATTTCGCTTCACACAAGAATATGCCAAAGAGGAAGGACTAGCAAACATCACAAATGACGCAGAATATTTTGCATACAAATGCCGAGAGGGATTGCAAGAGCGTCTCAAAATCATCCCACAAGAGCAACATCAAATCTATCAAGACCGACTAGAGCAAGAGATTGAGATCATTACCAAAATGCAATTCCCGGGCTATATGCTCATCGTGTGGGATTTTGTCAATTTTGCCAAACGCAATGGTATCCCTGTGGGTCCGGGTAGAGGAAGTGCAGCAGGAAGCCTTGTCGCCTTTTCTCTCAAAATCACCAACATCGATCCTCTCAAATACGATTTACTCTTTGAGCGATTCCTCAACCCTGAGCGTGTCAGTATGCCTGATATTGATATGGATTTTTGCCAAAGACGCAGGGGGGAGATCATCGACTATGTTGCAGAGCGTTATGGCAAATACAATGTCGCTCAAGTGATCACTTTTGGTGAGCTAAAAGCTAGAGGGGTGCTTCGTGACGCAGGACGCGTGTTTGGAATGAGTGTCAAAGACGCAGATACGATGGCAAAATTGATCCCTAGCGACTTAGGGATCACTCTCCAAGCAGCCTATGAAAAAGAGCCAAAAATCAAAGAAATGATCGAGCAAAACCCTTTGGCTCAAACCGTATGGGATTTTTCACTCAAGCTTGAAAACCTCAAAAGAAATGCAGGGACACACGCAGCAGCCATTGTGATTGATTCTGAGCAAGAACTATGGAACAAAGTCCCGCTCTATACAAGTGAAAGGCTTGAAGGGGCAATCGTTACGCAATACTCTATGAAATGGCTAGAGCCTGTAGATCTCATCAAATTTGACTTCTTGGGATTGAAAACTCTCACCGTGATTGATGATGCACTCAAACTCATCAAAAAGCGTTATAACCAAGAGATTGACTTCTTGCAAATCGACACAGAAGACCCAAAAGTCTATGAAACTATGCAAAGCGGAGATACTTTGGGTTTGTTCCAAATCGAATCAGGGGGAATGCAAGATCTCAACAAACGCCTCAAACCTACAACTTTTGAAGACATTATCGCGGTTTTGGCTCTCTATCGACCGGGACCAATGGAATCAGGTATGCTTGATGACTTTATCGACAGAAAACACGGACGCAAACCGATCACTTATATGTTCCCCGAACTTGAGCCTATCCTCAAGCCCACTTATGGGGTGATTGTCTATCAAGAGCAAGTGATGCAGATCGTGCAAACTATCGGTGGATTTACACTCGGTGGAGCCGATCTCGTGCGTCGTGCAATGGGTAAAAAAATCAAAGAAGAAATGGATCGACTAAAAGACAGCTTCGCAAGTGGTGCAGAACAAAAAGGCTTCAATCGTGCAAAAGCAGAGGAGCTTTGGGAGCTTATTGTCAAATTTGCAGGATATGGATTCAACAAATCCCACTCTGCAGCCTATGCGATGATCACTTTTCAAACAGCCTATCTCAAAACCTATTATCAGCACGAATTTATGGCTGCAATGCTTACAAGCGAAACCAACAAAGTCGAATCTGTCGCACATTATTTGGATGAAGTCAAAGCGATGAATATTGAGGTGATCCCCCCACATATCAATGTTTCAGATCGCGACTTTGGTGTGACAGATTTCAAAGAAACCAAAAAGATTGTGTTTGGATTGAGTGCGATCAAAGGCGTAGGCGATGCTCCGATTGAAAACATCGTCAATGAACGCACCAAAAATGGAGAGTATCAAAGTTTGGAGGATTTTGTCGCACGCATTGATTGGAGCAAAACTTCCAAACGCATTTTGGAGCCTCTGATCAAATCAGGAAGTCTTGACAATCTAGGCTATTCTCGCAAATGTATGCTCACACACATTGATACGATCTGTGAAGTAGGAAGAGCCAAAGACAAAGCAAGTGCGATGATGGCAGAATCATTGTTTAGTGGAATGGAAGCAGACAACACGCATGTCACATTTGATTTCAAAGATATGCCCGAAGATGAAGAGCTTGTATTGCTAGAAAACGAATACGAATGTATGGGGATTTATCTCTCAGGACACCCCCTTGATTCTTTCAAAGAAGCGATCGGACAGATCAAAAAACTCACCAAAAGCTCTGATTTGCACAAGCTTGAAGACAAATCACAAGCCTTAATGGTCGGAAAAATCATAGCCCTAGATCGCAAAATTGGCAAAAAAAGTGGCAAACCTTACTACATCGCTTCATTGCTTGATTTTGGTGGCAAATATGAGCTCACGATTTGGGAAAAAAATACTGCACAATTTGAAGCACTCGATCTAGCACAACCTATCGCACTCAAAGTCGCCATTGAATATCCAGTCAAATCCGATGGCAGCCCCTCTCAACCCAACCTCCGATTCATCCAACTTCTCACACTGCAAGAAGCACAAGAAGCCAAAACCTACATCAAAAAGAAAAAAGAAGAAACACCAACCCCCACAATCCACCCCAAAGAATCAAACCAACCTCTTGCAATCATTCTGCAATCAGAAGCGAGTGAAGAGTTTTTCATATCTCTTGCACAAGAAGCCAAAAGCCATAGTGGCACAAGGATTCTCAAAATCCTTGTCAAAGACGCACAACAGACTTTTGTATTTTCTAGCAATCTCAAAGTCAATGACAGCATCAAAGCCAAATTCCCATCATTGCAATGGGTGGATCTATGA